TGTTATCACGATCGACCCGCTCAACCGGATTGTTCGGGTGAACCGGGCCGCCGAACAGATTCTCAACCTGCCGCAGGAATCCATCGTGGGTCGGACCTTTTCGGAGGTCTTTCATCAAGACCCCAAACTTCAAAAGCTGATCCGGGACAGCCTCGACCATCGCCGGATGAAGGAAGGGATCGAAACGGAGCTGCACCGGGAGGACGGGAAAACAATTCCCATTGAATTGAGTCTCTCCCTCCTCGAAGAAAGCAGCGACTCCTCCTCCGGAAAAGGGGGCGGCCTCGTTCTTCTGGTCCGGGACCTGACGGAGATTCAGGTACTCAAGGAACATATCCGGCGGCAAGACCGGCTGGCAGCCCTCGGAGAACTCTCCGCCGGCATTGCCCATGAAATTCGGAATCCTCTCGGGATCATCAAAGGAGCGGCGGGTCTGCTCCGGAAGGAATCCTTTTCCCAAAGTGCAAAAACGGAGGAACTGACTTCAGTCATTCTCGAAGAGGTGGACCGCCTGAACGAAGTCATCAGCGACTTTCTGGAATTCGCCCGCCCGAAACCTCCCCTCTTCAAACCACAGAATATCAACGAACTGATCCGGAATACCCTCCAGATGGTTGCTCTGCAGATCGACGAGCAGAAGACCCGCATCAAAGAACGGCTGGAACCGGGACTGCCTCCGATTCTGGCCGACGAACACCAGATGCACCAGATCTTCCTGAACCTCCTGCTGAATGCCCTGCAGGCAACCGACCGGGGAGACACCATAACCATTGAAAGTCGTTTTCTTCCTGAGGAAGGACAGATTCAGGTCCGTTTCTCCGATACGGGGATCGGGATCCCCGAACATGATCGGAAGAAGGTCTTTAATCCGTTTTTCACAACCCGGGAAGGCGGAACCGGCCTGGGCCTTTCCGTCGTCAGCCAGATTGTGGAAAATCATCATGGCAAGATCTTTTTAACCGGCGAAGAGGGAAAGGGAAGCTGTTTCACCCTCCGTTTCCCCGTCCAGAATATTCCGGCGGTGGAAAACCATCCCGCAAGTTAGTTTTTCCGGAAAGGTATCGAAAAGATGGAAGAAATACTGGTGATCGACGATGAGAAGAAAATGCACCGCATCCTGCAGCTTGCCCTCGAAGGAATCGGCTGCCGGGTCCGGACGGCCGGAACCGGAATGGAAGGTGTGGATCTGGCCCGAAGCCGGCTTCCCGCCCTCGTCATTACCGACATGAAAATGCCCGGCATGTCGGGGATGGATGTACTGGAAGAGATGAAAAAGATCGACGACCAGGTCCCCGTTATTATCATGACCGCCTACGGAACCGTACAGACCGCCGTGGATGCCATGAAAGCCGGTGCCTTCGACTATATACTAAAGCCCTTCGACATCGCCGAGATGGAGGTCATTACCCGAAAGGCGCTGGAATACCGGAAGCTTTCCCGGGAGATCGTGCAACTCCGCTCCGAGCTACAGTCCAAATACCGCTTCGATAACATCATCGGGAAGAGCCCCGGCATGCAGCGAATCTTCAATCTGATTACACAGATCGCCCCGACCAAGAGCACCATCATGATCCGGGGGGAAAGCGGGACCGGCAAGGACCTGATCGCAGGATCCATTCACTGTCACAGCGACCGGGCCTCTACCCCCTTCATCAAGCTCAACTGCGGCGCCATTCCCGGCACCCTGCTGGAATCGGAACTCTTCGGCTACGAGAAAGGGGCCTTCACCGGTGCAGACCGCCAGAAACCGGGCCGCTTTGAGCTGGCCGACGGCGGGACCCTCTTCCTCGACGAGATCGGAGATATGGACGCAGCACTCCAGGTCAAACTTCTGCGGGTCCTCCAAAA
This genomic window from Deltaproteobacteria bacterium contains:
- a CDS encoding sigma-54-dependent Fis family transcriptional regulator, producing MEEILVIDDEKKMHRILQLALEGIGCRVRTAGTGMEGVDLARSRLPALVITDMKMPGMSGMDVLEEMKKIDDQVPVIIMTAYGTVQTAVDAMKAGAFDYILKPFDIAEMEVITRKALEYRKLSREIVQLRSELQSKYRFDNIIGKSPGMQRIFNLITQIAPTKSTIMIRGESGTGKDLIAGSIHCHSDRASTPFIKLNCGAIPGTLLESELFGYEKGAFTGADRQKPGRFELADGGTLFLDEIGDMDAALQVKLLRVLQNGELEHLGGTRTLQVDVRVIAATNTNLEQRMREGRFREDLYYRINVVPIEIPPLRERREDIPLLVHFFMDKYAKEMNRGEKNITSEAMEQFIHYDWPGNIRELQNMIERAIVLSRSDTLSPRSFSFPDQQSRSSGHREEVRIPKEGISLTQVVEELEKAYLQKALIQSGGIQTKAADLLGITRKILRYKMEKFGL